The following are encoded together in the Segatella copri genome:
- a CDS encoding glycosyltransferase: MKILLANKFYYRRGGDCIYMLNLEKLLKAHGHEVAVFAMDYPENLDTPWKKYFPKNMSKLMAFTRPFGSHEVKSTFKKLLDDFKPDVVHLNNVHTQLSPVMAELAHQRGIKVVWTLHDYKLLCPRYDCLKNGNTICETCFNGDKKACLDNKCMKGSKLASFIGFKEAIVWNRERLEASTDVFICPSQFMADKMVQGGFSKSKMQTLCNFIDVEKCKFSSTDGTDYTDAVELLPKKEDYYCFIGRLSHEKGAKTLIEAANQLPYKLVIIGGGPLMDELKSVAHTNIEFVGFKQWDDIKQLVGKARFSVIPSEWYENNPLSVIEAQCLGTPVLGANIGGIPELTDYTFSSGNIADLKTKIEKMWNSEFDYQQIASDAQHRYDAETYYDKLINIYK; this comes from the coding sequence ATGAAGATTCTATTAGCAAACAAGTTTTATTACCGCCGTGGCGGTGATTGTATTTATATGCTCAATCTGGAAAAGCTGCTGAAGGCCCATGGGCATGAGGTGGCGGTATTTGCCATGGACTATCCGGAGAATCTGGATACGCCTTGGAAGAAATACTTTCCAAAGAATATGAGCAAATTGATGGCTTTTACCCGTCCGTTTGGGTCGCATGAGGTAAAAAGCACGTTTAAAAAACTGCTTGATGACTTCAAGCCGGACGTGGTGCATCTCAACAATGTGCATACGCAGCTGTCACCGGTGATGGCAGAGTTGGCGCATCAGCGGGGCATCAAGGTAGTGTGGACACTGCACGACTATAAGTTGCTCTGTCCTAGATACGACTGTCTGAAGAATGGAAATACCATCTGTGAGACTTGTTTCAATGGTGACAAGAAGGCTTGTTTGGACAACAAGTGCATGAAAGGATCGAAGTTGGCTTCGTTCATCGGATTTAAAGAGGCTATCGTTTGGAACCGTGAGCGTTTGGAGGCTTCAACGGATGTTTTTATCTGCCCGAGCCAGTTTATGGCTGACAAGATGGTGCAAGGGGGATTCTCGAAATCGAAGATGCAGACACTTTGCAACTTTATTGATGTGGAGAAATGCAAATTTTCTTCCACAGATGGCACAGATTACACAGATGCTGTTGAGCTTCTTCCGAAAAAGGAGGATTACTATTGCTTTATCGGGCGATTGAGCCATGAGAAAGGTGCAAAGACATTGATAGAGGCAGCCAACCAATTACCTTATAAATTGGTAATTATCGGTGGCGGTCCTCTGATGGATGAACTGAAATCAGTTGCCCATACCAATATCGAGTTCGTCGGTTTCAAGCAGTGGGATGACATCAAGCAACTTGTGGGCAAGGCTCGCTTCTCGGTGATTCCTTCGGAATGGTATGAGAACAATCCTTTATCAGTTATCGAGGCCCAATGCTTGGGAACGCCCGTATTGGGAGCCAATATCGGGGGAATACCTGAACTTACAGATTATACCTTTAGCAGTGGTAATATCGCCGATCTAAAGACGAAGATTGAGAAGATGTGGAACTCGGAGTTTGATTATCAACAAATAGCTTCGGATGCACAACATCGCTATGATGCTGAAACTTATTACGACAAGCTCATCAACATCTACAAGTAA
- a CDS encoding SIR2 family protein, translating into MNKQYQIPSSVASKLEQIKLYMGTHSVTAFVGAGFSMNAEIPNNVSMKTWNQLREVFLDKLYPNNEEDKKNDANDVVRLSSLIDAQFGHNELDNILEEALPDQLIQPGRLHRLLVQLPWKDILTTNYDTLVERAAGQVINGFKLVTNKETLLYQPSPRIIKLHGSFPNIRPYIMTQEDYRRYPTERPEMVNTAKQCFLESLVCLIGFSGEDPNFRAWIGWLKDVIGQQRICPTYLITYRKGFHDAEKALLSKLGIDIINLAEVGGVDGYYSAYDFFLNYLKEKPSEWKGKVSFDHLRDKDLPDEKFKEYIEEKIKEMQVVRETYPGWLLLPKAHEADMDTVSKDAVFLEYYYKCITDDTTKLHFLYELNWRLTISATPKNLDWIVDGIEDLAEHLATFSAEDKKLLLELRLSLLENYRNNGKNEKFFNLCDELLASKNIIPTRYIFYQQSLYYLSRYDNLGLKDVLTKWTVDIGDYQNCIQKANLLYYIGEELEAYQLLAKCKNVICKSLLQNREDIYAKSCLTYILKTMKWCDRKVEYTNADMDTNSDNIEKFAIGETLEELTEKLSVKAYEEKPVHGFIREHLFEIGDYNNSWNLGSSGFVADYLYPCKWWMLKERLGMSMFLMNQNFTKYCILKMFDYSWDMAWNMMMVSANSKIVESVFGREQLSQITEEKANELFDTYIALFEKADIQGRSWINNKVLNILPTVLGRLCTKVSQDRVLNFVEAALKWQPIFVNKILKCAYDCLNNDNLKVIWVLLLTEKMAATHYCRNGYTFPDRYMLNFTITNDMKKRIVDGLRSNKKEDVLQSMISLEVLWNRADLTDGDKCKISKAVREMRNGQNTISEAIYTYSYVDVSDEEHDTFQNRLDDEVQTFCETNYLFTNTSETFSQWHSVIEKINVLRKYLSDEQKRFVLLHCCDLIEQNKSSFEKDDRQDFLGGMRRFTQQIVKTYQSLFLNTAFDAWNGNEAEKIENQIDWLRSKGYRCLPMKVKALMHQQQNIGGAIIGAIKNSLFSKKQEVQVEGINAFFVLKDNGGDVSEILSYIFDNFRLADPAVYKELLILFVNVIVRNYNENDFHQHVMIFLTSIHEDCEYYGLDVCALSDLQHYTNYVAGALSEKTQIENIPVFSIEESGFNDVFVGFDKGVESAQHKNYQ; encoded by the coding sequence ATGAATAAGCAATATCAGATACCATCATCTGTCGCATCCAAGTTGGAGCAGATCAAGCTCTATATGGGTACGCATAGTGTGACAGCCTTTGTTGGTGCTGGATTCAGCATGAATGCAGAAATCCCCAACAATGTGAGCATGAAAACATGGAATCAGCTTCGGGAGGTGTTCTTAGACAAGTTATATCCCAACAACGAGGAAGACAAAAAGAATGATGCCAATGACGTGGTGAGGTTGTCTTCATTGATAGATGCGCAGTTTGGACATAACGAATTAGACAACATTTTGGAAGAAGCCTTACCAGACCAACTTATCCAACCGGGCAGATTGCATCGTTTGTTGGTGCAGTTGCCTTGGAAGGACATCTTGACCACCAACTATGACACCTTGGTAGAACGTGCAGCCGGGCAAGTCATCAATGGGTTCAAACTGGTGACGAACAAGGAAACGCTGCTCTATCAGCCATCGCCTCGCATCATCAAACTGCATGGTAGTTTTCCAAATATCCGTCCGTATATCATGACGCAGGAAGACTACAGGCGTTATCCGACTGAACGCCCTGAAATGGTAAATACAGCAAAGCAGTGTTTCCTGGAAAGTCTGGTTTGTTTGATAGGCTTCTCTGGAGAAGATCCAAATTTCAGAGCTTGGATAGGATGGCTGAAAGATGTTATCGGGCAACAACGGATATGCCCTACCTATCTCATCACTTACAGAAAGGGATTCCATGATGCAGAGAAAGCCTTGCTGTCAAAGTTAGGGATAGACATCATCAACTTAGCTGAGGTTGGAGGTGTGGATGGTTATTATTCGGCATACGATTTTTTCTTGAATTATCTTAAAGAAAAGCCATCGGAATGGAAAGGTAAAGTGAGCTTTGATCATTTGAGAGACAAAGACTTGCCTGACGAGAAATTCAAGGAATATATAGAAGAGAAAATCAAAGAAATGCAGGTGGTGAGAGAAACGTATCCAGGTTGGCTACTACTGCCTAAAGCCCATGAGGCAGATATGGACACGGTTAGCAAAGATGCTGTGTTTTTGGAATACTACTACAAATGCATTACCGATGACACAACGAAACTTCATTTTCTATATGAGTTAAATTGGAGACTTACTATCTCGGCAACTCCAAAGAACTTAGATTGGATTGTTGATGGCATTGAAGATTTAGCAGAGCATCTTGCGACTTTTTCTGCAGAGGATAAAAAACTATTGTTGGAGTTGCGTTTGTCTTTATTGGAGAATTATCGCAATAATGGAAAGAATGAAAAATTTTTCAATCTATGTGATGAATTGTTGGCGAGCAAGAATATAATCCCTACAAGATACATTTTCTATCAGCAGTCATTGTATTATTTAAGCAGATATGATAATCTGGGGTTGAAAGATGTCTTGACGAAATGGACAGTAGATATAGGTGATTATCAAAACTGTATTCAGAAAGCAAACTTGCTCTATTACATTGGTGAAGAACTTGAAGCTTATCAATTGTTGGCGAAATGCAAAAATGTTATTTGCAAATCCTTGTTGCAGAACCGCGAGGATATATATGCTAAATCTTGCTTGACCTATATATTGAAGACCATGAAATGGTGTGACAGAAAAGTAGAATATACCAATGCTGACATGGATACGAATTCCGATAACATAGAGAAATTTGCCATAGGCGAGACTTTGGAGGAATTGACGGAAAAGCTTAGCGTAAAGGCATACGAAGAGAAACCTGTACATGGATTTATTAGAGAACATCTATTTGAAATCGGCGATTATAATAATAGCTGGAATTTGGGTTCATCTGGTTTTGTAGCGGATTATCTATATCCTTGCAAATGGTGGATGCTAAAAGAAAGGTTAGGCATGTCAATGTTCTTGATGAACCAAAATTTCACCAAGTACTGCATTCTGAAAATGTTTGATTACTCATGGGACATGGCCTGGAACATGATGATGGTTTCTGCAAACAGCAAGATTGTGGAATCTGTTTTCGGCAGAGAACAACTCTCACAGATTACTGAGGAGAAAGCAAATGAGTTATTTGACACATACATCGCCCTGTTTGAAAAAGCTGACATTCAAGGAAGGAGTTGGATAAATAACAAAGTGTTGAATATTTTACCAACAGTATTGGGTAGGCTTTGCACAAAAGTTAGTCAAGACAGGGTTTTGAACTTTGTTGAGGCTGCATTAAAATGGCAACCAATATTTGTGAACAAAATACTGAAATGCGCTTATGACTGTTTGAATAATGATAATTTGAAAGTCATTTGGGTGTTGTTATTGACAGAGAAAATGGCAGCGACACACTACTGTAGAAATGGATATACTTTCCCTGACCGATACATGCTGAACTTCACTATTACCAATGACATGAAAAAGAGGATTGTTGACGGATTGAGGAGCAACAAGAAAGAGGATGTTCTCCAGTCAATGATTTCATTGGAAGTTCTATGGAATCGGGCAGATCTGACTGATGGGGACAAGTGCAAGATTTCCAAAGCAGTGAGGGAAATGAGAAATGGACAGAATACCATCTCGGAAGCAATTTATACATATTCGTATGTGGATGTGAGCGATGAAGAGCATGATACTTTCCAAAACAGATTGGATGACGAGGTTCAGACTTTTTGTGAAACGAACTATCTATTCACCAATACTTCAGAAACTTTCAGCCAATGGCATAGTGTTATTGAAAAAATCAATGTTCTAAGAAAGTATTTGTCTGATGAACAAAAGAGGTTCGTTCTGCTTCATTGTTGTGACCTGATAGAACAGAATAAATCAAGCTTTGAAAAAGATGACAGACAGGATTTTTTGGGTGGAATGAGACGTTTCACTCAACAAATAGTCAAGACATACCAAAGTTTGTTTCTTAATACTGCATTTGACGCTTGGAATGGCAATGAGGCGGAGAAAATAGAAAATCAGATAGATTGGCTTCGGTCAAAAGGATACAGATGCCTACCGATGAAAGTAAAAGCACTTATGCATCAACAACAAAACATCGGAGGTGCCATCATTGGTGCCATTAAAAACTCTTTGTTCAGCAAAAAACAAGAAGTTCAGGTGGAGGGCATCAATGCTTTCTTTGTATTGAAAGACAATGGTGGTGATGTCAGTGAAATACTCAGTTATATTTTTGATAATTTCAGATTGGCAGACCCTGCTGTTTACAAGGAGCTACTGATACTCTTTGTAAATGTAATCGTTAGGAATTATAATGAAAATGATTTTCACCAGCACGTGATGATTTTCTTAACAAGCATTCATGAAGATTGTGAGTACTACGGATTGGATGTCTGTGCTTTATCTGATTTACAACATTATACAAATTATGTAGCTGGCGCATTATCGGAAAAAACACAGATAGAAAACATACCAGTTTTCAGCATAGAGGAATCTGGTTTTAATGACGTATTTGTAGGATTCGACAAAGGTGTAGAATCCGCACAGCATAAAAATTATCAGTAA
- a CDS encoding acyltransferase family protein: MDGLRAYAAVGIVLMHVRANLMIKPSDNILTGNVIPWFTNFTLLFMIISAFSMCCGYYERIKSGAITPAKFYAKRYHHTWPFFAMMVMISFVMEPSWSSFCQSFADLTMCFNLLPNPHIEVIGVGWFLGTVFTFYMLFPFFTFLLDNKKRGWMVLVSSLLFCYIAIDTFNNGNGFCRSNIINSAPFFISGGMIYLYRQGIKSWVEKHWIITLESCFVLTVLRFVVDIKDLFILPDLLAFAAWLMYAIGSKDIVLNNRVAKYLSGISMEIYLCHMMFYRVSSMLHLERFIHNNDMLYVATCLTTLIGAICFSHVIKYYVFKRIENKRR; encoded by the coding sequence CTGGATGGGTTGCGTGCTTACGCTGCTGTAGGTATTGTGCTGATGCACGTTCGGGCTAATCTTATGATTAAGCCAAGTGATAACATCTTGACTGGCAATGTGATTCCGTGGTTCACAAATTTCACATTGCTGTTCATGATTATTAGCGCATTCAGTATGTGCTGTGGATATTATGAACGTATAAAGTCAGGTGCAATAACTCCTGCAAAGTTCTATGCTAAGCGCTATCATCATACCTGGCCATTCTTCGCCATGATGGTGATGATTAGCTTTGTGATGGAACCATCCTGGAGTTCGTTCTGTCAAAGCTTTGCAGATTTGACAATGTGCTTTAATCTCTTGCCTAATCCACATATTGAAGTGATAGGTGTGGGATGGTTCCTAGGTACGGTATTTACGTTCTATATGCTTTTTCCTTTCTTTACCTTCTTGCTTGATAATAAGAAGCGAGGATGGATGGTACTAGTGTCATCACTGCTATTCTGTTATATAGCAATAGATACTTTTAATAATGGTAATGGATTCTGTCGTAGTAATATTATTAATAGTGCTCCTTTCTTTATCTCTGGTGGTATGATTTATCTCTATCGTCAGGGTATCAAGAGTTGGGTGGAGAAACATTGGATAATAACTTTGGAATCATGCTTTGTACTTACCGTATTAAGATTTGTTGTTGATATCAAGGACTTGTTTATCTTGCCAGATTTATTGGCCTTTGCTGCTTGGCTGATGTATGCCATAGGTTCTAAAGATATTGTATTGAACAACAGGGTCGCTAAGTATCTGAGTGGTATCAGTATGGAGATTTATCTCTGTCACATGATGTTTTATAGAGTGTCAAGTATGCTTCATTTAGAAAGATTCATTCACAATAATGATATGCTCTATGTTGCAACTTGTCTCACTACATTGATTGGTGCGATCTGCTTTTCGCACGTTATCAAATATTATGTGTTTAAGCGTATTGAGAATAAAAGACGTTAA
- a CDS encoding radical SAM protein → MSEKKLNGTVIVTYRCNARCSMCNRYKAPSKPEEEISIETIKKLPKMYFTNITGGEPFIRTDLKDIVRELYKKSDRIVISTNGFFTDRIIDLAKEFPQIGIRISIEGLEQTNNEIRGLNNGFNRGYTTLKKLCEMGLKDVGFGMTVQDKNAPDLVPLYELSNKMGMEFATASLHNSFYFVEAKNIIHDRPMVAKNFENLVNELLKSNSPKKWFRAYFNHGLINYIYGQKRLLPCDMSFDTFFIDPYGDVMPCNGTKDKEVMGNLNRQTWDELWSSPEAEQVRKKVKHCDRNCWMIGSVSPAMHKYIKTPALWVAKHKLKSLLGMKYSMYENPICCEYRDGKVTKEQLDKLSTCDMNAVVNNGLSADSKEALKGKRGEDIVNADVASQGYEATKKETDRNIEIK, encoded by the coding sequence ATGTCAGAAAAGAAATTAAATGGTACTGTCATTGTAACTTATCGTTGCAATGCGCGTTGTTCAATGTGTAATCGTTACAAGGCTCCTTCTAAGCCTGAGGAGGAAATCTCTATTGAGACTATTAAGAAGCTACCTAAGATGTACTTTACCAACATCACAGGTGGTGAGCCTTTTATCCGTACGGACTTGAAGGATATCGTACGTGAGCTTTATAAGAAGAGCGACCGTATCGTAATCTCTACCAACGGCTTCTTCACCGACCGTATCATCGACCTGGCGAAGGAGTTCCCTCAGATTGGTATCCGTATCTCTATCGAGGGTTTGGAGCAGACCAACAATGAAATCCGTGGCTTGAACAATGGTTTCAATCGTGGCTATACAACCTTGAAGAAGCTCTGTGAGATGGGACTGAAGGATGTGGGATTCGGTATGACCGTTCAGGATAAGAATGCTCCAGACCTCGTTCCTCTCTATGAGTTGAGCAACAAGATGGGTATGGAGTTTGCTACAGCATCGCTCCATAACTCTTTCTACTTCGTTGAGGCTAAGAACATCATTCACGACCGTCCAATGGTGGCTAAGAACTTCGAGAACCTGGTGAACGAGCTGTTGAAGTCTAACTCTCCAAAGAAATGGTTCCGTGCTTACTTCAACCATGGACTCATCAACTATATCTATGGTCAGAAGCGTCTCTTGCCTTGTGATATGAGTTTCGATACCTTCTTCATCGACCCATACGGTGATGTGATGCCATGTAATGGTACCAAGGATAAGGAGGTGATGGGTAACCTGAACCGCCAGACTTGGGATGAGCTTTGGAGTTCTCCAGAGGCAGAGCAGGTTCGTAAGAAGGTAAAACATTGTGACAGAAACTGCTGGATGATCGGTTCTGTTTCTCCTGCGATGCACAAGTACATCAAGACTCCTGCCTTGTGGGTGGCTAAGCACAAGCTGAAGAGCCTGCTCGGTATGAAGTACTCTATGTATGAGAACCCTATCTGCTGCGAGTATCGTGATGGTAAGGTGACTAAGGAACAGCTTGACAAGCTTTCTACCTGCGATATGAATGCTGTGGTAAACAACGGTCTTTCTGCCGATTCAAAGGAGGCTTTGAAGGGCAAGCGTGGCGAGGACATCGTGAACGCTGACGTGGCTAGTCAGGGTTATGAGGCTACCAAGAAGGAAACTGATAGAAATATTGAAATCAAGTAA
- a CDS encoding acyltransferase family protein codes for MQRLISFDVAKAICIILVVVGHYVPVYSPQWYVGVHDVIYTFHMPLFMFASGFIYMATKKDIPYKDFLLKKVKRLMVPYLSVSAIVITIKLLTEGHAYVENPVTWMSYVKMLYLPEAGYFLWFIWALWWMFVFSPLFKTKQMRLGLFIFAIVLHYIPNFLPDVFCLRQFQGMAVYFMLGVVCCDWKQQISFISKVPAWCVFGFFAVAEGINLMDMGGANINASALPWYRSGNGFFFSHRKIES; via the coding sequence ATGCAAAGATTAATTTCATTTGATGTAGCGAAGGCTATATGTATTATATTGGTCGTGGTAGGGCATTATGTGCCAGTCTACTCACCACAGTGGTATGTTGGGGTACATGATGTTATATATACTTTTCACATGCCTTTGTTTATGTTTGCTAGTGGCTTTATTTATATGGCAACGAAAAAGGATATTCCGTATAAGGATTTCCTTTTGAAAAAAGTAAAAAGGCTGATGGTGCCGTATTTGTCGGTATCGGCTATTGTCATTACTATAAAACTGCTTACTGAAGGACATGCCTATGTGGAGAATCCAGTGACGTGGATGTCTTATGTGAAAATGTTATATCTACCAGAAGCGGGATATTTCCTTTGGTTCATTTGGGCATTGTGGTGGATGTTTGTTTTTTCACCTTTGTTTAAGACTAAACAAATGAGATTGGGGTTGTTTATCTTTGCTATAGTATTGCATTATATACCAAATTTCTTACCTGACGTATTCTGTCTTAGACAGTTTCAAGGTATGGCGGTGTATTTTATGCTTGGTGTTGTCTGCTGTGATTGGAAGCAACAAATTTCCTTTATCAGCAAGGTTCCTGCGTGGTGTGTTTTTGGATTTTTCGCTGTTGCAGAGGGTATAAATTTGATGGATATGGGGGGGGCAAATATCAATGCTTCTGCCTTACCTTGGTATCGCAGCGGTAATGGCTTTTTCTTCTCTCATAGAAAAATTGAATCATAA
- a CDS encoding glycosyltransferase family 4 protein, whose product MKIVVTGTRGIPNIMGGVETHCEELFPRMVERGYDVTLIRRSNYVKDDLHEWKGVKLVTIPSPKKKSFEAIIHTFRAINEAKKLGTDVLHIHAIGPALLVPYAKLLGMKVVFTHHGPDYDRDKWGFAAKTILKMGERMGCMFADDVIVISNVIKNLIARKYGRTKNVHLIYNGVSEPEICDYPEYFKELGIEKGKYILGMCRFVPEKNLHHLVEAFVKWKKSHTDLTDSTDIKLVLAGDTDFEDEYSLGLKQMARENGVVLTGFIKGRKLHSLLTNCRCYCLPSSHEGLPIALLEAMSYGVKVVVSDIPANLEVGLPKDDYFHCGNVDELSEKLGKIIETPLQHVDYDMSKYDWDQIADEVGGVYQGLKK is encoded by the coding sequence ATGAAAATAGTTGTAACAGGTACTCGTGGTATCCCGAATATCATGGGTGGCGTGGAGACGCATTGTGAGGAATTGTTCCCTAGAATGGTGGAGCGTGGGTATGACGTAACGCTGATCCGTCGCTCGAACTATGTGAAGGATGACTTGCATGAATGGAAGGGAGTGAAACTGGTAACGATTCCTTCTCCTAAGAAGAAGAGTTTCGAGGCCATCATCCATACTTTCCGTGCCATCAATGAGGCGAAGAAGTTGGGGACTGATGTATTGCATATCCATGCCATCGGTCCTGCTCTGCTGGTACCATACGCCAAACTGTTGGGTATGAAGGTGGTGTTTACACATCATGGTCCTGACTATGACAGGGATAAGTGGGGATTTGCTGCCAAGACTATCCTGAAGATGGGTGAGCGTATGGGTTGCATGTTTGCCGATGATGTCATTGTGATTTCGAACGTCATCAAGAACCTCATTGCCCGTAAATATGGAAGGACGAAGAATGTACACCTTATATATAATGGTGTTTCTGAGCCTGAAATCTGCGACTATCCTGAATATTTCAAGGAACTGGGGATTGAGAAAGGCAAGTATATCCTGGGAATGTGCAGATTTGTGCCTGAGAAGAACCTGCATCATCTGGTGGAAGCGTTTGTAAAGTGGAAAAAGTCGCACACGGATCTCACGGATTCCACGGATATAAAGTTAGTGTTAGCTGGCGATACAGACTTCGAGGATGAGTATTCTTTGGGATTGAAGCAGATGGCAAGGGAGAATGGTGTGGTGCTTACTGGCTTTATCAAAGGCAGAAAGCTTCATTCGCTGTTGACGAATTGTCGTTGCTATTGTCTTCCATCTTCGCACGAAGGTTTGCCGATTGCCCTGTTGGAGGCGATGAGCTATGGGGTAAAGGTAGTAGTGAGCGATATTCCTGCGAATCTGGAGGTTGGCTTGCCAAAGGATGATTATTTCCATTGTGGCAACGTGGATGAACTTTCGGAAAAGCTCGGAAAGATTATCGAGACTCCATTGCAGCATGTGGATTACGACATGAGCAAGTATGATTGGGACCAGATTGCTGATGAAGTAGGAGGAGTGTATCAAGGGTTGAAGAAATGA
- a CDS encoding nucleotidyltransferase family protein, giving the protein MILQDFYTILQSAIGKTVQLSHTLSEKEWNEIFGLAKKQALVGIMFEGIERLPQEQWPPRNVVLQWAMMVESIKRRNRQTTDVCLRLTEALNKDGFETCILKGQANHVYYDGLNSEHSLGQLRICGDVDAWIWPKEKTRHPVKSIIDYCQSKKILLSLCHLHAEVKPVNGVPVEIHFRPSFLNAPWSNLCFQKLFKSAVFENKEIDECGTIKKLRVDYDLIFQMNHIYRHLLDEGVGMRQILDFYVLLKAYQNERQGQSEMMNVDVLMKHISDCGMKRFASALMFVLQEIFGLDDEELLCPVSEKHGVFLMEEMMAAGNFGHYDERMKTLAVKKGKLSYQLQRALRRFKRNLRFLTSYPEEVICEPLARIYHFIWRKLALYRF; this is encoded by the coding sequence ATGATATTACAGGATTTTTATACCATTCTTCAATCTGCCATAGGAAAAACGGTTCAATTATCCCATACGCTTTCCGAAAAGGAATGGAATGAGATCTTTGGATTAGCCAAGAAACAGGCGCTTGTTGGGATTATGTTTGAAGGTATTGAGCGTTTGCCGCAAGAGCAATGGCCTCCTAGAAATGTGGTCTTGCAATGGGCGATGATGGTAGAAAGTATCAAGCGGCGGAACCGACAGACTACTGATGTTTGTCTTCGATTAACCGAGGCGCTTAACAAAGATGGCTTTGAAACTTGTATATTGAAGGGGCAAGCCAATCATGTGTATTATGATGGCTTGAACTCGGAACATTCCCTAGGACAGTTAAGAATCTGTGGTGATGTAGATGCCTGGATTTGGCCAAAGGAAAAGACTAGGCATCCTGTAAAGTCTATCATAGATTATTGTCAAAGCAAGAAAATCTTATTATCATTATGCCATTTACATGCGGAGGTGAAGCCTGTGAATGGAGTTCCTGTTGAGATTCATTTTCGTCCTTCGTTCTTGAATGCTCCTTGGAGTAATCTATGCTTTCAGAAGTTATTCAAGTCTGCAGTTTTTGAAAATAAGGAAATTGACGAATGTGGAACGATTAAGAAACTGCGAGTTGACTATGACTTAATCTTCCAGATGAACCACATTTACAGGCATCTGTTGGATGAAGGTGTTGGTATGCGACAGATTCTTGACTTTTATGTTCTTCTGAAAGCATATCAGAATGAACGGCAAGGTCAATCCGAGATGATGAATGTTGATGTACTGATGAAACATATCAGTGATTGTGGTATGAAACGCTTTGCATCAGCATTGATGTTTGTACTTCAAGAAATATTCGGTCTTGATGATGAAGAACTATTGTGTCCTGTTTCGGAAAAACATGGAGTGTTCCTCATGGAAGAGATGATGGCTGCAGGAAACTTCGGACATTATGATGAAAGGATGAAGACTTTAGCTGTAAAGAAAGGAAAGCTTTCATACCAGCTGCAGAGAGCGCTGCGTCGTTTCAAAAGGAATCTCAGATTCTTAACAAGTTATCCAGAAGAGGTGATTTGCGAGCCTTTGGCAAGAATTTATCACTTTATTTGGAGAAAGCTTGCTTTATATAGATTTTAA